A region of Acidobacteriota bacterium DNA encodes the following proteins:
- a CDS encoding PQQ-binding-like beta-propeller repeat protein — MSTRALAAWLTAGCLTVVPAVAQQGAEDGEWRSYAADAWGTKYAPVDQVTAENFDDLQLAWRWRSADTHLPHEDEHGISLVPAATLFDRLEAANPDLWQTRPTISRLSATPLMVYGVLYLATPLYQAAAIDARTGETLWIHNPRVYEAGSPPLPMPWNHRGVAYWTDPATGAARIIWGTGDGYLTAVDARTGILASDFGDGGRVSLEAGIPRARENPSRLPPPSRSPPLVVGDTIIVGSSVHDYLTMKENAPGFARAYDARTGRHLWDFHTVPQSTDEYGADTWADEAWRYSGNTNIWGNITADPELGYVYLASSTPTSDYYGGHRVGDNLFAESIICVDIATGQRIWHYQLVHHGVWDYDNPTGPNLIDVTVDGRAIRGVAQVTKQGFVYAFDRVTGEPIWPIEERPVATDTDLDGEVLAPTQPFPSKPPPFEYQGVAIDDLIDFTPEVREMAVEAVAGFRLGPLYTPLSLRGTIFRPPAGGGASWSGAAVDPETGVLYVPSTNGHSVMRFREPAPGENSTLRYILSRGDAPFLDGGNPQRTPRMPQGLPLWKPPYSRMTAVDMNAGEHLWMAPLGDGDRYRNHPLLRHLDLPPLGGDHSRSGPLLTRTLLVHALTAGGTRDGPRLVAYDKATGAALAWVDLPGGAIGTPMTYLLDGRQYIALTVGGESPSLVAYRLP; from the coding sequence ATGAGCACGAGGGCGCTGGCGGCGTGGCTGACGGCGGGGTGCCTCACGGTCGTACCGGCGGTCGCGCAGCAGGGAGCCGAAGACGGCGAGTGGCGTTCGTACGCCGCCGATGCCTGGGGAACCAAGTACGCGCCCGTCGATCAGGTCACGGCGGAGAACTTCGACGACCTGCAGCTCGCCTGGCGGTGGCGAAGTGCCGACACGCACCTGCCGCACGAAGACGAACACGGCATCTCGCTGGTTCCCGCGGCGACGCTGTTCGATCGACTGGAGGCCGCCAATCCCGATCTGTGGCAGACGCGCCCCACGATCTCGCGCCTTTCCGCTACGCCCCTGATGGTGTATGGTGTCCTCTATCTCGCCACGCCGCTGTATCAGGCCGCTGCGATAGACGCGCGGACCGGCGAAACGCTCTGGATCCACAATCCGCGGGTCTACGAAGCGGGCAGCCCGCCGCTGCCGATGCCTTGGAATCACCGGGGCGTCGCGTACTGGACGGATCCGGCGACCGGCGCGGCGCGGATCATCTGGGGGACAGGCGACGGCTATCTGACGGCCGTGGATGCCCGGACCGGCATTCTGGCGTCCGATTTCGGTGACGGCGGCCGAGTCAGCCTCGAGGCGGGGATTCCGCGGGCGCGCGAGAACCCGAGCCGTCTGCCGCCGCCATCGCGGTCGCCGCCGCTGGTGGTGGGCGACACCATCATCGTCGGATCGTCCGTCCACGACTACCTGACGATGAAGGAGAACGCGCCCGGCTTCGCGCGCGCCTACGACGCGCGGACGGGCCGGCATCTCTGGGACTTCCACACCGTCCCGCAGAGCACGGACGAGTACGGCGCGGACACCTGGGCCGACGAGGCGTGGCGCTACTCGGGCAACACGAACATCTGGGGAAACATCACCGCGGACCCGGAGTTGGGATATGTCTACCTCGCGAGCAGCACGCCCACATCCGACTATTACGGTGGCCACCGCGTCGGCGACAACCTGTTCGCCGAGAGCATCATCTGCGTCGACATCGCGACCGGACAGCGCATCTGGCACTACCAGCTCGTGCATCACGGGGTCTGGGACTACGACAATCCGACCGGGCCGAACCTGATTGACGTGACGGTGGATGGCCGCGCGATAAGGGGAGTGGCGCAGGTGACGAAGCAAGGCTTCGTCTACGCCTTCGACCGCGTGACGGGCGAGCCGATCTGGCCGATCGAGGAACGTCCGGTGGCTACCGATACCGATCTGGATGGTGAAGTGCTGGCGCCGACCCAGCCGTTTCCGTCGAAGCCGCCGCCCTTCGAGTACCAGGGGGTTGCGATTGACGACCTGATCGACTTCACGCCGGAAGTGCGAGAGATGGCGGTGGAGGCGGTGGCGGGGTTCCGGCTCGGACCGCTCTACACGCCCCTTTCGCTCCGCGGGACGATCTTCCGGCCCCCCGCCGGGGGCGGCGCGAGCTGGTCGGGCGCGGCAGTCGATCCGGAGACCGGCGTCCTGTACGTCCCGTCGACCAACGGCCACTCGGTAATGCGCTTCCGCGAGCCGGCCCCTGGCGAGAACTCGACGCTCCGGTACATCCTGAGCCGCGGCGATGCGCCTTTTCTGGACGGCGGTAATCCGCAGCGAACGCCGCGGATGCCGCAAGGCCTGCCGCTCTGGAAGCCGCCGTATTCCCGCATGACGGCAGTCGACATGAACGCGGGCGAGCATCTGTGGATGGCCCCGCTGGGAGATGGCGACCGCTACCGAAACCATCCACTGCTGCGCCACCTTGATCTTCCGCCGCTCGGCGGAGACCACAGCCGAAGCGGGCCGTTGCTGACCCGGACGCTATTGGTGCACGCGCTGACGGCCGGTGGCACCCGCGACGGCCCGCGCCTCGTGGCCTATGACAAGGCGACTGGGGCGGCGCTCGCCTGGGTGGATCTGCCGGGCGGCGCCATCGGAACACCGATGACCTACCTGCTCGACGGGCGGCAGTATATTGCACTCACCGTGGGTGGCGAGTCGCCCTCGCTAGTCGCCTATCGCCTTCCCTGA
- a CDS encoding carboxymuconolactone decarboxylase family protein yields MTLQRPRLLMPFAIVAVALMAGSFSACAAGTESAGAAQEGDVVPAQPVDRLAASPYMRTLADSPIYDEIWERPQLSKRDRSMITIAVLQALGRDTALRIHLGRGLDHGLTPEELSEIILHVSFYTGWPSGVDASLAAIDVFAERGITLGELTGAPPMPEVETPAGLSDAYAAVPRLGALRNSLLYGDVWERPLLSKRDRSLITVAVNQSRYFTNELRLHIDRALDQNGVTPQELSEVVLHITFYAGWPPAVNAGRLLTEALRSRGIDLAELE; encoded by the coding sequence ATGACGCTACAGAGGCCACGCCTGTTGATGCCGTTCGCGATTGTCGCCGTTGCCCTGATGGCGGGGAGCTTCTCCGCGTGCGCCGCCGGGACCGAGTCGGCGGGAGCGGCGCAGGAAGGCGACGTCGTTCCGGCGCAGCCCGTCGACCGGCTCGCCGCCTCGCCCTATATGCGCACGCTGGCGGACTCGCCGATCTACGACGAGATCTGGGAGCGTCCGCAACTCTCGAAGCGCGACCGGAGCATGATTACGATCGCCGTGTTGCAGGCGCTGGGCCGTGACACGGCGCTCCGGATCCACCTCGGGCGCGGCCTCGACCATGGCCTGACGCCGGAGGAACTCTCCGAGATCATCCTGCACGTCAGCTTCTACACGGGCTGGCCGTCCGGCGTGGACGCGTCGCTTGCGGCCATCGATGTGTTCGCGGAGAGGGGCATCACCCTGGGCGAGCTAACCGGTGCGCCGCCGATGCCGGAGGTCGAAACCCCGGCCGGGCTGAGCGACGCTTACGCCGCGGTGCCTCGCCTGGGCGCTCTCCGAAACAGCCTCCTCTACGGCGACGTCTGGGAGCGGCCGTTGCTTTCGAAGCGCGACCGGAGCCTGATCACAGTAGCCGTCAATCAGTCGCGGTACTTCACGAACGAACTCCGCCTGCACATCGACCGTGCGCTGGATCAGAACGGCGTTACGCCGCAGGAGCTCTCGGAGGTTGTCCTCCACATCACGTTCTACGCCGGTTGGCCTCCCGCCGTGAACGCGGGGCGCCTGCTGACCGAAGCGCTCAGGAGCCGTGGAATCGACCTCGCCGAGCTGGAATAG
- a CDS encoding PQQ-binding-like beta-propeller repeat protein: MATFGLIVLGAVALSAAENWPAFRGGDALSVADDDPRLPITWSTTENVVWKTPIDGLGWSSPVVWGDLIFLTTVVSDGDEEEPRMGLYFPYGSPQHMPGGRFPDPQPGDLLERSPAAHHWLVVAVDFESGDVVWTTEVHAGPPLFDRHLKNTYASSTPVTDGERVYVYFGNVGVYALDMDGRVVWERPFEPAETRLGWGPAASPVLYDDTLFVVNDNDEESFVVALNSATGEERWYVARDEGTNWSTPYIWEHDGRTELITTGSDQVRSYDLDGNELWRFRGMNSITIPQPFSAHGLLYVTSGYVGDQVRPVYAIRPGATGDITLADGENSSDAVAWYDDSAGPYHPTPLVYGDHYITLHDRGFFTVHDALTGEERYFTEQQVQTQEVRRRIAPGATGFTASPWAYNGMVFALSEDGDTFVMDANDQFRVVATNALEEVAMSTPAIVRGSLLIRTRSHLWRFTDQSRSQ, translated from the coding sequence ATCGCAACGTTCGGACTAATCGTGCTTGGAGCCGTCGCGCTGTCGGCGGCGGAGAACTGGCCCGCGTTTCGGGGCGGGGACGCGTTGTCGGTGGCGGACGACGACCCGCGGCTGCCCATTACCTGGAGCACGACGGAGAACGTTGTCTGGAAGACGCCCATCGACGGGCTCGGGTGGTCTTCGCCCGTTGTGTGGGGCGACCTCATCTTCCTGACGACGGTGGTCAGCGATGGCGACGAAGAGGAGCCGCGCATGGGCCTCTACTTTCCCTACGGCTCGCCCCAGCACATGCCAGGTGGCCGCTTTCCCGATCCGCAACCGGGCGATCTGTTGGAGCGCTCGCCGGCGGCGCATCACTGGCTCGTGGTGGCGGTCGACTTCGAGAGCGGGGACGTCGTCTGGACGACGGAGGTGCACGCCGGACCGCCGTTGTTCGACCGGCACCTGAAGAACACCTACGCGTCATCGACGCCGGTGACCGACGGCGAACGGGTCTACGTCTACTTCGGCAACGTCGGCGTCTATGCCCTCGACATGGACGGCCGCGTCGTCTGGGAGCGGCCGTTCGAGCCGGCGGAGACCCGGCTCGGCTGGGGACCGGCCGCCTCGCCGGTGCTGTACGACGACACGCTCTTCGTCGTGAACGACAACGACGAGGAGTCGTTCGTCGTGGCGCTTAATTCCGCGACCGGTGAGGAACGGTGGTACGTCGCGCGCGACGAGGGAACCAACTGGTCGACGCCGTACATCTGGGAGCACGACGGGCGGACGGAGTTGATCACGACCGGCAGCGACCAGGTCCGGTCGTACGACCTCGACGGCAACGAGTTGTGGCGCTTCCGCGGCATGAACTCCATCACGATCCCGCAGCCGTTCAGTGCGCACGGATTGCTGTACGTCACGTCGGGCTACGTCGGCGACCAGGTGCGGCCGGTCTACGCCATCCGACCCGGCGCCACGGGGGACATCACGCTGGCGGACGGCGAGAACAGCAGCGATGCGGTGGCCTGGTACGACGACAGCGCCGGACCGTATCACCCGACACCCCTCGTCTACGGCGACCACTACATCACGCTGCACGACCGCGGATTCTTCACCGTGCACGATGCCCTCACCGGGGAAGAGCGTTACTTCACCGAGCAGCAGGTCCAGACCCAGGAAGTGCGGCGCCGTATTGCGCCGGGCGCCACCGGCTTCACCGCGTCGCCCTGGGCCTACAACGGGATGGTCTTCGCGCTGAGCGAGGATGGCGACACCTTCGTGATGGATGCGAATGACCAGTTCCGCGTCGTCGCCACGAATGCGCTCGAGGAAGTGGCGATGTCGACACCCGCCATCGTTCGGGGCAGCCTCTTGATCCGCACCCGATCCCACCTCTGGCGGTTCACGGACCAGTCCCGCTCGCAGTAG
- the menC gene encoding o-succinylbenzoate synthase gives MSISLSRITLREIRMPLREPFEISSGRTIERRILLLTLEDRDGTTAWSECVAGERPNYSAETIDTAWLAIRDWIAPRVLGTGIAHPRMLDETLRRAFRGHPMAKAAIEMGVWALWAEREGVSLARLLGGTQSTIATGISIGIQESPAALVDRARAALEEGYRRIKVKIRPGADIEYIGAVREELGAAAPLMADANSAYTLAHADHLADLDAFGLLMIEQPLAQDDLRRHAQLQDRLSTPICLDESIPHAAAAEDMLALAAGRIVNIKPGRVGGFSQAKAIHDLCRRQGVPVWCGGMLESGIGRAHNVALASLPHFLMPGDLSPSARYWTEDIVTPEWTMDAAGRVTVPLDATGLGVAVNVDRIDNLTVRSRTLAANR, from the coding sequence ATGAGTATCAGCCTGTCGCGGATCACGCTCCGCGAGATCCGGATGCCGCTACGCGAACCGTTCGAGATCTCGTCCGGACGGACCATCGAGCGGCGCATCCTTCTGCTGACGCTGGAAGACCGTGACGGAACGACCGCCTGGAGCGAGTGCGTCGCGGGCGAACGTCCCAACTACTCCGCGGAGACGATCGACACCGCGTGGCTCGCGATCCGCGACTGGATCGCCCCGCGCGTTCTCGGGACCGGGATCGCCCACCCGAGAATGCTCGACGAAACGTTGCGGCGGGCGTTCCGCGGCCACCCGATGGCAAAGGCGGCAATAGAGATGGGCGTCTGGGCACTGTGGGCGGAACGCGAGGGCGTCAGTCTCGCGCGCCTCCTGGGCGGCACGCAGTCGACCATCGCCACCGGCATCTCGATCGGGATTCAGGAATCGCCGGCGGCTCTGGTCGACCGGGCACGCGCCGCCCTCGAGGAGGGTTACCGCCGCATCAAGGTCAAGATCCGGCCGGGCGCGGACATCGAGTACATCGGCGCCGTCCGCGAAGAGCTCGGTGCGGCCGCACCGCTGATGGCGGATGCCAACAGCGCGTACACGCTGGCCCATGCGGACCACTTGGCCGACCTCGACGCCTTCGGTCTGTTGATGATCGAACAGCCCCTCGCGCAGGACGATCTCCGGCGTCACGCACAGTTGCAGGATCGCCTCTCCACGCCAATCTGTCTGGACGAATCGATACCCCACGCCGCGGCCGCCGAAGACATGCTCGCCCTCGCCGCCGGACGAATCGTCAACATCAAGCCGGGCCGCGTCGGCGGCTTCTCCCAGGCGAAGGCGATTCATGATCTCTGCCGGCGACAGGGCGTTCCCGTATGGTGCGGCGGCATGCTGGAAAGCGGGATCGGGCGGGCGCACAACGTCGCGCTCGCCTCGCTTCCCCACTTCCTCATGCCGGGCGACCTGAGCCCGAGCGCGCGCTACTGGACGGAGGACATCGTCACGCCCGAGTGGACTATGGACGCGGCGGGCCGCGTGACGGTGCCGCTCGACGCTACGGGCCTGGGAGTGGCCGTCAACGTCGACCGGATCGACAACCTGACGGTTCGTAGCCGAACCCTCGCCGCAAACCGCTGA
- a CDS encoding GNAT family N-acetyltransferase gives MVDSLTFRRFESREDYAACVALQRDVWGDDFVDVVPATILMVSQRVGGVSAGAFDPDGRLVGFVFGITGFDGGGPVHWSDMLAVRPEARGRGIGKRLKLFQRDLLLAQGVRRMHWTYDPLVARNANLNLNGLGARAVEYVPNMYGDTRSTLHAGLETDRFVVEWELDEKTTSGRAGGGTGDENPVVDVTFDDGAGLPDDPTVRIAVPADIDALKSTDPERARAWQGTHRRAFGWYLTHGYRVAGLTYRPAPGDSWYLVTSER, from the coding sequence ATGGTTGACAGCCTGACGTTCCGCCGGTTCGAGTCCCGGGAGGACTACGCGGCGTGCGTTGCGCTGCAGCGCGACGTGTGGGGAGACGACTTCGTCGACGTGGTGCCGGCAACCATCCTGATGGTGTCGCAGCGGGTGGGCGGCGTCTCGGCGGGTGCATTCGATCCGGACGGGCGCCTCGTCGGCTTCGTCTTCGGCATTACCGGTTTCGACGGCGGCGGACCCGTCCACTGGTCCGACATGCTGGCGGTTCGTCCGGAAGCGCGGGGCCGCGGCATCGGAAAGCGGCTCAAGCTGTTCCAACGCGACCTGTTGCTTGCACAGGGCGTCCGGCGCATGCACTGGACGTACGATCCGCTCGTCGCCCGGAACGCCAACCTGAATCTGAACGGCCTCGGCGCGCGTGCCGTGGAGTACGTTCCCAACATGTACGGCGATACGCGCAGCACGCTCCATGCCGGCCTGGAAACCGACCGCTTCGTCGTCGAATGGGAGCTCGACGAGAAGACGACGTCCGGTCGGGCCGGTGGCGGGACCGGCGACGAGAATCCCGTCGTCGACGTCACGTTCGACGACGGCGCGGGACTCCCCGACGATCCAACGGTGCGCATCGCCGTCCCGGCCGATATCGACGCGCTCAAGTCGACCGATCCCGAGCGTGCCCGAGCGTGGCAAGGAACGCACCGCCGGGCGTTCGGCTGGTACCTCACGCACGGCTATCGGGTCGCCGGCCTGACCTATCGTCCCGCGCCGGGAGATTCCTGGTACCTCGTCACCTCCGAACGATGA